Proteins encoded within one genomic window of Mesobacillus subterraneus:
- the coxB gene encoding cytochrome c oxidase subunit II has protein sequence MKMLAKWRLLSLFTLMALVLSGCGEPFLSTLRPAGEVAQSQYELMLLSTAIMVGVIAVVTIIFIYVIMKFRRKNDNEIPKQVEGSHKLEILWTVIPILLLLILAVPTVAATFKFADVSPMEKKNAEGKTDALVINVRANLYWWEFEYPNEEIVTSQDLVVPTDERVYFNLKASDVKHSFWIPSAGGKMDTNTDNINKFWLEFDSKGADEAGGLFYGKCAELCGPSHALMDFKVKALPRAEFDQWVAGMQGVKEPVKAETATAQQGQEIFNNSCIGCHAVTPANTAPEAARVGPNLTNFGDRSRVAGVLDMSEENIKKWLEDPEAYKPANKMTGKYPELSTEELDALTEYLMGLKVQK, from the coding sequence ATGAAGATGCTTGCTAAATGGCGTCTGCTGTCATTGTTCACATTGATGGCATTAGTCTTGTCCGGCTGTGGTGAGCCATTCCTGTCTACTTTAAGACCTGCAGGTGAAGTTGCTCAATCCCAGTATGAACTTATGTTGTTGAGCACGGCGATTATGGTGGGAGTAATTGCTGTCGTCACAATCATTTTTATTTATGTCATTATGAAGTTCCGCAGGAAGAATGACAACGAAATTCCAAAGCAGGTTGAGGGAAGCCACAAGCTGGAGATTCTTTGGACTGTTATTCCGATCTTATTGCTTCTAATTCTTGCTGTTCCTACAGTAGCTGCAACATTTAAGTTTGCAGATGTTTCTCCTATGGAAAAGAAAAATGCTGAAGGAAAAACTGATGCACTTGTGATCAACGTACGCGCGAATCTTTATTGGTGGGAATTCGAGTATCCAAATGAGGAAATTGTAACCAGCCAGGATTTGGTAGTGCCTACCGATGAAAGGGTTTACTTCAATCTTAAGGCTTCTGATGTTAAGCACTCTTTCTGGATTCCTTCTGCTGGAGGAAAGATGGATACAAACACAGATAACATCAATAAGTTCTGGCTTGAGTTTGACAGCAAAGGTGCTGACGAAGCTGGAGGCCTTTTCTACGGAAAATGTGCTGAGCTCTGCGGTCCTTCTCACGCATTGATGGATTTCAAAGTAAAAGCATTGCCACGTGCTGAATTTGATCAATGGGTAGCAGGTATGCAAGGAGTGAAAGAACCTGTTAAGGCAGAAACTGCTACTGCTCAGCAAGGGCAGGAAATCTTCAATAACAGCTGTATCGGATGCCACGCCGTAACTCCGGCAAATACTGCTCCAGAAGCAGCTCGTGTGGGTCCTAACTTGACAAACTTCGGTGATCGTTCACGCGTTGCTGGTGTCTTGGATATGTCAGAAGAAAATATCAAGAAATGGCTGGAAGACCCAGAAGCATACAAGCCAGCAAACAAGATGACTGGCAAGTATCCTGAGCTTTCTACTGAAGAACTTGATGCATTAACAGAATATCTGATGGGCTTGAAAGTCCAGAAATAA
- the cyoE gene encoding heme o synthase, giving the protein MSNSKALSEAVLEDGQPAVVEKTMLKDFLALIKVGIVNSNAMTTFTGLWLALHFSGARFLDNIDLILATLIGSSLIVAGSCSLNNYIDRDIDHLMERTKDRPTVTGRVQPGKVALMSFLLIGIGTAFLLTTTITAAVIGLFGVFSYVVLYTLWSKRQYVSNTIVGSISGAVPPLIGWAAVDANLDVMAWMLFAIVFVWQPPHFYALAMRRVEEYRAANIPMLPVVKGFKATKRSIYLWVTALLPLPFFIPELGMPFMILATILNIGWLVLGIYLEKLKDDIKWAKLMFVYSLQYLTVMFVAMVIVTLI; this is encoded by the coding sequence ATGTCTAATTCAAAAGCTTTATCAGAAGCTGTATTAGAGGACGGACAGCCTGCAGTCGTGGAAAAGACGATGTTGAAGGATTTTCTTGCACTCATTAAAGTGGGAATTGTAAATTCCAATGCGATGACGACTTTTACTGGATTATGGCTAGCTCTTCATTTCAGTGGAGCGCGCTTTCTGGATAATATTGATTTGATACTTGCGACATTGATAGGGTCTTCTTTGATCGTCGCCGGCTCATGCAGCCTGAATAACTACATCGATCGTGATATCGACCATTTAATGGAACGAACAAAAGACAGACCTACGGTAACAGGAAGAGTTCAACCTGGGAAAGTTGCGTTGATGAGTTTCTTGCTGATCGGGATTGGTACCGCATTTCTGCTTACAACGACCATCACAGCTGCTGTTATCGGGTTGTTTGGAGTATTTAGTTATGTGGTTCTATATACATTATGGTCAAAACGACAATATGTCTCCAATACAATTGTCGGCAGTATCTCTGGTGCAGTTCCACCGCTAATCGGATGGGCTGCAGTGGACGCTAATCTTGACGTTATGGCATGGATGCTTTTTGCCATCGTTTTTGTTTGGCAGCCACCTCACTTCTATGCTCTCGCAATGAGAAGGGTAGAGGAATACCGGGCAGCTAATATACCGATGCTTCCTGTTGTAAAAGGTTTCAAAGCAACGAAAAGATCGATTTACCTATGGGTTACTGCGTTGCTTCCGTTACCATTCTTCATTCCTGAACTAGGAATGCCATTCATGATTCTAGCAACTATCCTGAATATTGGATGGCTTGTATTGGGAATCTACCTTGAAAAGCTGAAAGATGATATAAAATGGGCAAAACTGATGTTTGTATATTCTTTACAATACTTAACTGTCATGTTTGTTGCTATGGTAATTGTCACACTGATCTAA
- a CDS encoding COX15/CtaA family protein codes for MNRSLKWLAVLTTIGMLFVLLGGALVTKTDSGMGCGKSWPLCNGEFVPTDITPELVIELAHRLVSGSVGILVLILSIWTWKSIGHIRETKFLAVLSFFFLVLQALIGAAAVVWGQSDFVLALHFGISLISFSAVLLLTLLIFEVDKKFQAEKLVIDKRMKFHIIGLSVYTYMVVYTGALVRHMNASLVCKDWPLCTNGGPFLPTNIYEWVQMGHRAAAGFIFIWIAYVTYIAVKHYKHERVLYWGWIIAMILVSLQVIAGAFIIITRLNLFIALGHAFFISVLFGLFSYFILLVSRSKKNAARVTKTKSVDLSPATAK; via the coding sequence ATGAATCGTTCCCTTAAGTGGCTGGCTGTTTTAACCACGATTGGGATGCTTTTTGTATTACTCGGAGGAGCGTTGGTTACAAAAACCGATTCCGGAATGGGCTGCGGCAAGTCCTGGCCACTTTGTAACGGAGAATTCGTTCCTACTGATATTACTCCCGAATTGGTAATAGAGCTTGCTCACAGATTAGTGTCTGGCAGCGTAGGCATCTTGGTACTAATCTTATCCATCTGGACATGGAAGTCTATTGGGCATATACGCGAAACGAAATTCTTGGCTGTTTTATCTTTTTTCTTCCTTGTTCTGCAGGCATTGATAGGCGCCGCTGCTGTAGTTTGGGGACAATCTGATTTTGTCCTGGCACTTCACTTTGGCATTTCGCTCATCTCATTTTCCGCTGTACTTCTATTAACCTTGCTCATTTTTGAAGTGGATAAGAAGTTCCAGGCTGAAAAATTAGTAATTGATAAAAGAATGAAGTTCCATATTATCGGCCTTTCCGTGTACACCTATATGGTCGTTTATACTGGCGCTCTAGTCCGGCATATGAATGCCAGCCTGGTCTGTAAAGACTGGCCATTATGTACAAATGGCGGTCCCTTCCTTCCTACCAACATTTACGAGTGGGTACAAATGGGGCACAGGGCTGCAGCAGGGTTCATTTTTATTTGGATCGCATATGTCACCTACATCGCTGTTAAACACTATAAACATGAAAGAGTACTATACTGGGGATGGATTATCGCAATGATTCTTGTTTCACTTCAAGTCATTGCCGGTGCATTTATCATCATCACAAGATTGAATCTCTTTATTGCGCTCGGACACGCTTTCTTCATTTCTGTGCTGTTTGGTTTATTCAGCTACTTTATCCTTTTAGTTTCGAGAAGCAAGAAAAATGCCGCAAGAGTAACAAAAACTAAATCCGTTGATCTTTCTCCGGCAACGGCAAAATAA
- a CDS encoding FtsW/RodA/SpoVE family cell cycle protein, giving the protein MLKKILKSYDYSLIIVIALLCLFGLVMVYSASMVTAIQRYDYPSDFFFQKQKFNLMLATFLFVVAAFFPYKAMKSTKILLPMVVFILGGLSALFLFGKVTNNALSWFEVGARSLQPSEFAKLSVIIYLSAVYAKKQTYINQFNKGVVPPLVYLILVCMLVAIQPDFGTAAIIFAIASTIIISSGMNLKNISKLILFGLGFLAPFVLFLQDEIFSEKRIGRFTAYSNPFTDEQNTGYHLANSYYAIGSGGLKGLGLGESVQKLGYLPEPHTDFIIAVISEELGIFGVGFVLLSLAFIVLKGIHIGLKCKDPFGSLLAIGIASMIGIQSFVNLGGASGVIPLTGVPLPFVSYGGSSLLQLAIATGILVNVSMFVNYEEKYKKDKAAQPKPEKTVVSQSSFKFRS; this is encoded by the coding sequence ATGTTAAAAAAAATACTGAAATCCTATGACTATTCATTGATCATTGTTATTGCGCTCTTGTGCTTGTTTGGCCTGGTCATGGTTTACAGTGCCAGCATGGTCACTGCCATCCAGAGGTATGATTATCCTAGTGATTTTTTCTTTCAAAAACAGAAGTTCAACTTAATGCTTGCAACATTCCTGTTTGTGGTTGCGGCGTTCTTCCCGTACAAGGCGATGAAAAGTACTAAGATTTTATTGCCGATGGTCGTGTTTATACTTGGTGGGCTAAGTGCACTCTTTTTATTTGGGAAAGTGACGAACAATGCATTGAGCTGGTTTGAAGTTGGAGCTAGAAGCCTGCAGCCCTCAGAGTTTGCGAAGTTAAGTGTAATCATTTATCTTTCAGCCGTATATGCAAAAAAGCAAACCTACATAAACCAGTTTAATAAAGGAGTTGTACCGCCTCTTGTATACTTGATTTTAGTATGTATGCTAGTCGCGATTCAGCCTGACTTCGGTACAGCGGCAATTATTTTTGCTATTGCTTCGACAATCATTATTTCATCAGGGATGAACCTGAAGAATATATCAAAACTGATATTATTTGGGCTTGGATTTCTAGCTCCTTTCGTTCTGTTCCTGCAGGATGAAATCTTTTCTGAAAAAAGGATAGGCAGATTTACTGCTTATAGCAACCCTTTTACAGATGAACAAAATACTGGTTATCATCTAGCCAATTCCTATTATGCTATTGGGTCTGGCGGCTTGAAAGGTCTGGGTCTTGGAGAAAGTGTTCAGAAGCTCGGTTATTTGCCAGAGCCTCACACAGACTTCATCATAGCTGTCATCTCTGAGGAATTAGGGATTTTTGGTGTAGGGTTTGTGTTGTTGAGTCTGGCATTCATTGTCTTAAAGGGTATTCATATCGGGCTTAAATGCAAAGATCCATTTGGCAGTTTGCTTGCAATAGGAATAGCCAGTATGATTGGCATTCAGTCGTTTGTCAATCTCGGTGGAGCTTCAGGAGTCATACCGCTAACAGGTGTTCCGTTGCCGTTTGTGAGTTATGGAGGTTCATCATTGCTGCAGCTTGCGATTGCTACCGGGATACTGGTGAATGTTTCGATGTTTGTAAACTACGAAGAGAAATATAAGAAGGACAAGGCAGCACAGCCAAAGCCTGAAAAAACTGTTGTAAGCCAAAGTTCCTTTAAGTTCAGGTCATAA
- a CDS encoding YlaN family protein, with amino-acid sequence MASDMIINHQEKAHALLKADADKILKLIKVQMDNLTMPQCPLYEEVLDTQMFGLSREIDFAVRLGLIEESDGKVILDQLEQELSILHEASLKK; translated from the coding sequence TTGGCGTCTGATATGATAATCAACCATCAGGAAAAAGCCCATGCCTTGTTAAAGGCTGACGCTGATAAAATTTTAAAGCTGATCAAAGTGCAAATGGATAACCTGACAATGCCTCAATGCCCTCTTTATGAAGAGGTTTTAGATACGCAAATGTTTGGATTATCAAGAGAGATAGATTTTGCAGTAAGACTCGGCTTAATCGAAGAATCTGATGGCAAAGTAATTCTCGACCAATTGGAGCAAGAGCTTTCCATATTGCATGAAGCTTCGTTAAAAAAATAA
- a CDS encoding peptidyl-prolyl cis-trans isomerase produces the protein METIIPIKGKVKYKITLDPGVWIFDDRKVDLNTYFSEDQERGDDLEEYTKSVSKHWDREIMEGAVYPPTLKTEVKFEKEKVLNGTFGIPFKPFLVNSEPEQTANNVVIEYGENDQLSLSLEEASGLILGFSENGKPLKEDGPLHAYYKDGSNKENPIKNVTGFTVE, from the coding sequence ATGGAAACAATCATCCCAATTAAAGGAAAAGTCAAATATAAGATCACTTTGGATCCTGGCGTCTGGATTTTCGATGATCGCAAAGTAGACTTGAATACATATTTCAGTGAAGACCAGGAGCGAGGAGATGACCTTGAAGAGTATACGAAGTCAGTCTCAAAACATTGGGATCGTGAAATTATGGAGGGTGCGGTCTATCCACCAACCCTTAAAACAGAAGTGAAATTCGAAAAAGAAAAAGTCCTGAATGGCACTTTCGGCATACCATTCAAGCCATTCCTGGTTAATTCAGAACCGGAGCAGACAGCGAATAATGTAGTAATTGAATATGGGGAAAATGACCAGCTATCACTTTCACTCGAAGAAGCTTCTGGCCTCATCCTCGGTTTCTCGGAGAACGGCAAACCTTTAAAAGAAGACGGACCGCTGCATGCATATTATAAGGATGGTTCAAATAAGGAAAATCCCATAAAAAATGTAACCGGTTTTACGGTGGAATAA
- a CDS encoding PhoH family protein encodes MSKIYVLDTNVLLQDPHAIFSFQDNEVVIPAVVLEEVDSKKRYMDEIGRNARQVSRLIDGMRETGKLHEKINLEGGGTLRIELNHRSFHQLQEIFVEKTNDNRILAVAKNLSLEEETKEDGQPVILVSKDALVRVKADAIGLIAEDFLSDRVVEINHLYSGYAEVYIQIEELNRFYERGELNIADLKGQNFFYPNQFVIMKDILGSSASAIGMVDTKNKKVKKLVFEYEGKHAWGIKPRNVQQIMVMELLLRQDMPLITLIGRAGTGKTLLALATGLLQTEDLGIFKKLLVARPIVPVGKDLGFLPGEKQEKLRPWMQPIYDNLEFLFNTKKPGELDAILAGMGSIEVEALTYIRGRSIPDQFIIIDEAQNLTKHEIKTILTRVGERSKIVLMGDPDQIDHPYLDAYNNGLTYVVEKFKDQQIAGHVQLVKGERSSLAQLAADLLN; translated from the coding sequence TTGAGTAAAATATATGTACTGGATACAAACGTCTTACTACAGGATCCGCACGCGATTTTTTCCTTTCAAGACAATGAAGTTGTCATACCTGCTGTAGTTCTGGAGGAAGTGGATTCAAAGAAAAGATATATGGATGAGATTGGACGGAATGCGCGTCAAGTCTCAAGACTCATAGACGGTATGAGGGAGACAGGGAAGCTGCATGAGAAAATTAATCTTGAAGGAGGTGGCACGCTTAGGATCGAGTTGAACCATCGATCCTTCCATCAACTGCAGGAAATCTTTGTTGAAAAGACTAATGACAACCGTATACTGGCTGTGGCTAAAAACTTAAGTCTTGAAGAAGAAACGAAGGAAGATGGTCAGCCGGTCATCCTTGTCAGTAAGGACGCACTTGTCCGAGTGAAAGCAGATGCAATAGGTCTGATCGCAGAAGATTTTTTAAGTGACAGGGTTGTGGAAATCAACCATTTGTATTCTGGCTATGCAGAAGTGTATATACAGATAGAAGAATTAAATCGTTTTTATGAAAGAGGAGAACTTAACATTGCTGATTTAAAGGGGCAAAACTTCTTTTACCCAAATCAGTTCGTAATCATGAAGGATATTCTAGGCAGTTCTGCATCTGCGATAGGAATGGTTGATACGAAGAATAAAAAAGTGAAAAAGCTTGTTTTTGAATATGAAGGTAAGCACGCCTGGGGAATCAAGCCGAGAAATGTTCAGCAGATTATGGTCATGGAACTGCTCCTGCGACAAGACATGCCTTTGATCACTTTGATAGGTCGTGCAGGTACCGGAAAGACATTGCTCGCTCTGGCAACAGGTCTGCTCCAGACTGAGGACTTGGGCATTTTTAAAAAGCTGCTCGTAGCAAGGCCGATTGTGCCAGTAGGGAAAGACCTGGGCTTTCTGCCTGGTGAAAAACAGGAGAAGCTCAGACCATGGATGCAGCCAATTTATGATAACCTTGAATTCCTTTTCAATACAAAAAAACCGGGTGAACTGGATGCCATACTCGCAGGGATGGGTTCAATCGAGGTAGAAGCATTAACCTATATAAGGGGCAGGAGCATACCGGATCAATTCATCATTATAGATGAAGCTCAGAACCTGACAAAGCATGAAATCAAAACGATTTTGACCAGGGTAGGGGAGCGGAGTAAAATTGTCTTGATGGGTGACCCTGACCAGATTGACCACCCGTATCTGGATGCTTATAATAATGGGTTGACCTATGTGGTTGAGAAGTTCAAAGACCAGCAAATCGCAGGTCATGTCCAGCTAGTTAAAGGAGAAAGGTCATCTCTCGCCCAGCTCGCAGCCGATCTTTTGAATTAA
- a CDS encoding YhcN/YlaJ family sporulation lipoprotein: MIRLVAALSFVMLLTACNGQNNANKADEDHRVKVQNSAIKEVDRQSGQEISRHLVNLTAHIPNVDDAAAVVVGRYAIVGIDVNDKMERSEVDTVKYTVAEALKKDPHGARAVVVADPDITARLREISEDIQNDHPIQGIMNELSDITGRVMPEVPADMIEPQTKSPTEDPKKKLKESEQKELEKKQEKQSNYHK; encoded by the coding sequence ATGATAAGATTGGTTGCTGCACTGTCGTTTGTGATGTTATTGACTGCGTGCAATGGACAGAACAACGCAAATAAAGCTGACGAAGATCACAGGGTTAAGGTCCAGAATAGTGCGATCAAGGAAGTTGACCGCCAATCTGGCCAGGAAATTTCCCGCCACCTTGTGAACTTGACCGCCCATATCCCGAATGTTGATGATGCTGCGGCTGTAGTGGTTGGACGATATGCTATTGTCGGCATCGACGTAAATGATAAAATGGAGCGATCTGAAGTAGACACTGTTAAATATACGGTTGCCGAAGCCTTAAAAAAAGACCCTCATGGTGCACGTGCAGTAGTAGTTGCAGACCCTGATATCACCGCGAGACTAAGGGAGATATCAGAGGATATACAGAACGACCACCCAATACAAGGGATCATGAACGAGCTTTCGGACATAACGGGAAGAGTGATGCCAGAGGTTCCGGCAGACATGATTGAACCTCAGACTAAAAGCCCGACTGAAGATCCAAAGAAAAAACTCAAAGAGAGTGAACAAAAAGAGTTGGAGAAGAAACAGGAAAAACAATCCAACTATCATAAATGA
- a CDS encoding pyridoxamine 5'-phosphate oxidase family protein — MANQVEPKLIKPLVDELQKERFVTLATVDHETGGPNVSAISWVLAKDEDTVYFAVDNRSRIIENIKGNDKAVINLIANESTYSISGTASVKQEKLEGVPLKLALVEIKISEVRDVMFYGSKIVAEPQYDKTYDKDAAARLDKQVMDAMRKA; from the coding sequence ATGGCAAATCAAGTAGAACCTAAACTAATCAAACCATTGGTTGATGAATTGCAAAAAGAGCGTTTTGTTACCCTGGCGACAGTGGACCACGAAACCGGCGGCCCAAATGTTAGTGCGATTTCCTGGGTGTTGGCAAAAGATGAAGATACTGTTTACTTTGCGGTGGATAACCGTTCTCGAATCATTGAGAATATAAAGGGCAATGACAAAGCAGTAATCAACCTGATCGCAAATGAATCTACATATTCAATCAGCGGGACAGCAAGCGTCAAGCAGGAAAAACTTGAAGGAGTGCCTTTGAAGCTGGCTTTAGTTGAAATCAAAATCAGCGAAGTAAGAGACGTTATGTTCTATGGTTCAAAAATCGTCGCTGAACCACAATACGACAAGACATATGATAAAGATGCAGCTGCGCGCCTTGATAAACAGGTAATGGATGCAATGAGAAAAGCTTAG
- a CDS encoding YlaI family protein — protein MRVKCVLCDKIENINSDTLQAKRLRNRPIHTYMCEPCNERIADKTNNRIATGNFKLYRTQVKKDDW, from the coding sequence ATGAGAGTCAAATGTGTACTATGCGACAAAATTGAAAACATTAACAGCGATACCCTTCAGGCTAAGCGGCTAAGGAACCGGCCGATCCATACATATATGTGTGAACCATGCAATGAACGAATTGCCGACAAAACGAACAACCGGATCGCCACAGGAAATTTCAAGCTGTATCGTACCCAGGTCAAGAAGGATGATTGGTGA
- a CDS encoding YlaH-like family protein — MDVSQRLSFFAALFRVDENPTVGMWLLYLTIAALGILVYKLGFAQKLPLLKSIIIYSFLLLGSTVLTFLAIFLPITEGLVVAALILIIYKLRLRQHKKAEANVK; from the coding sequence ATGGATGTAAGCCAGAGATTATCATTTTTTGCAGCATTATTCAGGGTAGATGAGAACCCGACGGTTGGCATGTGGTTGCTATACCTGACGATCGCCGCTCTCGGCATCCTTGTTTATAAACTAGGATTTGCACAGAAGCTGCCATTACTTAAGAGTATCATCATCTACTCGTTTCTGTTGCTAGGCTCGACAGTCCTGACCTTCCTCGCTATCTTCCTTCCAATCACGGAAGGACTTGTGGTCGCTGCACTCATCCTGATCATATACAAGCTCAGGCTGCGACAGCATAAAAAAGCAGAAGCGAATGTTAAATAG
- the typA gene encoding translational GTPase TypA yields MKLREDIRNIAIIAHVDHGKTTLVDQLLKQSGTFRINEHVEERAMDSNDLERERGITILAKNTAISYNDTRINILDTPGHADFGGEVERIMKMVDGVLLVVDAYEGCMPQTRFVLKKALEQHLTPIVVVNKIDRDFARPAEVVDEVLDLFIELGADENQLEFPVVYASAINGTASMDPEKQDENMQALYESIIDHIPAPIDNREEPLQFQVALLDYNDYVGRIGIGRVFRGTMKVGQQVALMKLDGSVKQFRVTKIFGFFGLKRQEIQEANAGDLIAVSGMEDINVGETVCPFDNQDPLPVLRIDEPTLQMTFLVNNSPFAGREGKYLTARKIEERLRAQLQTDVSLRVDNTDSPDAWIVSGRGELHLSILIENMRREGYELQVSKPEVIVREIDGVRSEPVERVQIDVPEEHTGSVMESIGARKGEMLDMINNGSGQVRLIFNVPARGLIGYTTEFLTLTRGYGIINHTFDSYQPMLQGQVGGRRQGVLVSMESGKASTYGIMQVEDRGTIFVEPGTEIYEGMIVGEHTRENDITVNITKVKAATNIRSANKDQTSVIKKPRIMTLEESLEYLNDDEYCEVTPESIRLRKKILDKNERERMAKKKKFAEA; encoded by the coding sequence TTGAAATTAAGAGAAGATATTAGAAATATAGCGATCATTGCCCACGTTGACCATGGTAAAACGACTTTGGTTGACCAGCTTCTGAAGCAATCAGGCACATTCCGTATTAATGAGCACGTAGAAGAGCGTGCAATGGATTCAAACGATTTGGAAAGAGAACGAGGAATTACGATCCTCGCGAAAAATACAGCTATTTCATATAACGATACACGTATCAACATTCTTGATACTCCTGGCCATGCTGACTTTGGCGGCGAAGTAGAGCGTATCATGAAAATGGTTGACGGCGTTTTGCTTGTTGTAGATGCCTATGAAGGCTGCATGCCGCAAACACGTTTTGTTTTGAAGAAAGCTCTTGAACAGCATTTAACGCCAATTGTTGTCGTTAATAAGATTGACCGAGACTTTGCTCGTCCTGCTGAAGTAGTTGATGAGGTTCTTGACTTGTTCATCGAACTTGGAGCAGATGAGAATCAGCTTGAGTTCCCTGTTGTATATGCATCGGCAATCAACGGAACTGCAAGCATGGACCCTGAAAAACAGGATGAGAACATGCAGGCATTGTATGAATCCATCATCGACCATATTCCGGCACCAATCGACAACAGAGAAGAGCCTCTTCAATTCCAGGTTGCACTTCTTGATTACAATGACTATGTAGGCAGAATCGGAATCGGCCGTGTATTCCGCGGTACTATGAAGGTAGGCCAGCAGGTAGCGTTGATGAAGCTTGACGGCTCTGTAAAACAATTCCGTGTAACTAAGATCTTTGGTTTCTTCGGCCTGAAGCGCCAGGAAATCCAGGAAGCCAATGCTGGTGACTTGATCGCAGTTTCTGGAATGGAAGACATTAATGTTGGTGAAACGGTATGTCCATTCGACAACCAGGATCCACTGCCAGTTTTACGAATTGATGAGCCAACACTACAAATGACATTCCTAGTCAACAACAGCCCATTCGCAGGCCGTGAGGGTAAATACCTGACTGCAAGGAAAATCGAAGAAAGACTTCGTGCACAGCTGCAAACGGACGTTAGTCTTAGAGTAGACAACACTGATTCACCGGATGCATGGATCGTTTCAGGTCGTGGAGAACTTCACTTGTCCATTTTGATCGAAAACATGCGTCGTGAAGGCTATGAGCTTCAAGTGTCAAAACCTGAAGTTATCGTAAGGGAAATTGATGGGGTGAGATCTGAACCGGTTGAACGCGTTCAAATCGATGTACCTGAAGAACATACAGGCTCTGTCATGGAATCGATCGGTGCACGTAAAGGCGAAATGCTCGACATGATCAACAATGGAAGCGGCCAGGTTCGATTGATTTTCAATGTACCGGCACGCGGACTTATCGGTTACACAACTGAATTTTTAACATTGACTCGAGGATATGGTATCATTAACCATACATTCGACAGCTATCAGCCAATGCTTCAAGGCCAGGTAGGCGGACGCCGTCAGGGTGTTCTAGTATCAATGGAATCAGGAAAGGCATCTACGTATGGTATCATGCAGGTAGAAGACCGCGGAACGATTTTCGTTGAGCCTGGAACAGAAATTTATGAGGGCATGATTGTTGGTGAGCACACTCGTGAAAATGATATTACAGTTAATATCACGAAGGTAAAGGCAGCAACTAATATTCGTTCTGCAAATAAGGATCAGACTTCTGTCATCAAGAAGCCAAGAATCATGACTTTGGAAGAATCATTAGAATACTTGAACGATGACGAGTATTGCGAAGTAACACCAGAATCAATCAGACTCCGCAAGAAGATTCTTGATAAGAACGAGCGTGAAAGAATGGCGAAAAAGAAAAAATTCGCTGAAGCTTAA
- a CDS encoding YlaF family protein yields the protein MNQIKWPLLFFAFAAASCMIGIGIAIGERSVAGTLACIIALIFVMGFGFKKKKKMREAGEL from the coding sequence TTGAATCAGATTAAATGGCCATTATTATTTTTCGCATTTGCAGCAGCTTCATGCATGATTGGTATTGGAATCGCCATTGGCGAAAGAAGCGTTGCCGGTACGTTAGCATGTATCATCGCATTGATTTTCGTAATGGGATTTGGCTTTAAGAAGAAAAAGAAGATGAGAGAAGCAGGAGAACTTTAA
- a CDS encoding GNAT family N-acetyltransferase: protein MVILTWRRFESSDLPFFQDVISASDEWRKNELKGLSIEEYIEQYDDMSGEWRVWEKEGDPVAVSFHVESAHSNQKPWLGTILIMAEERRRGFASQIISHLGGEFKVYGQKALFAAVPIDEYEWSNFLSDCGFEQYKTEENKGETYLIMVRPLE, encoded by the coding sequence GTGGTAATTCTAACATGGCGGCGATTTGAAAGCTCCGATCTGCCGTTTTTTCAGGATGTAATATCTGCAAGCGATGAGTGGAGAAAAAATGAGTTGAAGGGTTTGTCCATAGAAGAGTACATTGAGCAATATGATGATATGTCTGGCGAATGGAGAGTTTGGGAAAAGGAAGGAGATCCTGTGGCAGTTTCCTTTCACGTGGAATCCGCCCACTCCAATCAAAAGCCATGGCTTGGTACCATATTGATAATGGCGGAGGAAAGACGGCGAGGATTCGCATCACAGATTATCAGCCATCTTGGTGGCGAATTTAAAGTGTATGGTCAAAAGGCACTTTTTGCCGCAGTTCCAATCGATGAATACGAGTGGTCCAACTTCCTGTCAGATTGCGGATTTGAACAATACAAAACAGAAGAAAACAAGGGCGAAACCTATTTAATTATGGTCCGCCCTCTCGAATGA